The Paenibacillus dendritiformis region GTATCGTCAGGCGACCGCTCAGGATATAAGGGGCGAGCATCTGCTCCAGGACGGCGACGCCGACGCGCGGATCGTAGCAGAGCGCGCTCACGATGCCGCCGCCGGGATTCAAGAACGGCGCGTCCCTGGCGTCCGCCGCAAGCGGGATATGGCGGCGGTAATAGTCCCGCACGCCATCGCGGAACCGTCGGTAGGAACGGGTGCAGCCGAACTGCTCGATCCAGCGGTGTTCGTCGGGCGGGACGGCCTGGGATGTCAGCTGTCCGCCGATCCAGGCCGTCTCCTCCGTCATGACGACGCGCTTGCCCATCCGGCAGGCGGCCAATGACGGCGATGTCGCACTTCATTTCTTGACCGTAACTCACATCCGTCCCTCCCTTCGCCTATCCTTAGCGCGGCCTGCGCCGCTCCGCCGCCGGCAAGGCGGGGAAAGCGGCTTGCGGCCGGTCTTGATACCAATACGCGACCGAGCTGATATCGTCGGAGCGCTCGAACAGTTCACGCCCGTTATGTCCGATCTGCTGAATCTCGACGCGGATGTCCTGCGCGAAGCAGATCGGATCGGGCAGATGCCAGCGGTACAGGCCGTGCATCGGCACCGCATCCTCCGGGAACTGCCCCGGGCGCGTCGTATCGGACTTCGAGGAGAACGGATAGCCCAGGAACGGCGTCGAGTACGTCGTCTCGTGCATTTTACCGTCCCGCTGCTCATAGAAGCACCAGGCGCCTCCGAAATAATCCTCCGTTCCCGTCCCGCAAATGGTCGGCCATTCCTCGTCCCCGTCCAGGTAGAACTTGATCTCGCCCTCGCCCCACCAATACCGCTCCAGCGAGGCCCAGGCCAGGTAGGTGCCGATATATTGTCCCTTTCCCCGGATGCCGTCAAGAATAATGAAATCACGCTGCGGCGCGGTAATGCTTTCTCTTCTCCACTGCGCATGGAAATAAGCCGCTTCCTCCGGCAGCTCGCCGACCAGCATATAATTGATCTGATAATAGAAGAGCGGGATGTCCCCGGGATGCTGGTTCTCTACGGTGATGACCGCCGCTGAACGGAAGGGCATCGGGAAATAGCAGTTCATGCCTCCGGTCGGATTAACGGCGATCGGCAGCGAATTGACGTTGCAGCGCACTCCGAATCCGTTGCAGAAGAAATCGCCGAACGGCACTTCCACTGAAGGCTGATCGGAGCCGTCCCAATACATGCGCAGCACCAGATCGCGCAGCACATAATCCCCTGCTCCCGTCC contains the following coding sequences:
- a CDS encoding glycoside hydrolase family 172 protein — its product is MIRLSSGLAYHLPGAALLTNGLSRSISAENPTGAKGQGGRAANHLGVGRKGSPFIKLKQGETATIAEIEGPGVIQSLWFTIPDRTGAGDYVLRDLVLRMYWDGSDQPSVEVPFGDFFCNGFGVRCNVNSLPIAVNPTGGMNCYFPMPFRSAAVITVENQHPGDIPLFYYQINYMLVGELPEEAAYFHAQWRRESITAPQRDFIILDGIRGKGQYIGTYLAWASLERYWWGEGEIKFYLDGDEEWPTICGTGTEDYFGGAWCFYEQRDGKMHETTYSTPFLGYPFSSKSDTTRPGQFPEDAVPMHGLYRWHLPDPICFAQDIRVEIQQIGHNGRELFERSDDISSVAYWYQDRPQAAFPALPAAERRRPR